A single Acidaminococcus sp. DNA region contains:
- a CDS encoding AAA family ATPase: MSCKLEARFLGAPVIKKDGKEVFFPYNKVNALVYYILVKGTVMRDELSGILWGDKSDAVAKKNLRNALYETKKLLGNDVFVSPRKAIIKVNPDVSFTVDVKQFEEDPGNHLETYQGSFLQGFYIKDAPEYENWYLTERDRLEGIYIDALFQKLKEAVATRNMAHVSRYGKQLIAHNPYDESIYILLLKTYCESGNMRQALELYDEMKKLFREELQSSVPPEIEDMMKHAEARERSAQAETQPQMENTATGREKEQKAVAEILQHFLRGDGGDTLLLRGDAGSGKTIVKDMALKTLPPDVAVIQCHCYQPEQNILLRPWTDVMEGLRNMIQKEHIRVPDVDANRLYRLFPQLDLTEGREVGLGEIKELLKFDAIFHTLYSVLDAVTTNHPVVIVFEDVQWMDTLSLSLLSSLILHKKSRRFMFFLTARESQEKEFQQFETSVSMYGKMQIFDLQTLSLEDVRHLAEQRDLGVKVDDKLVQRLYDESEGNLFLLNEYMMALKTTGSLDNLTENVRAIFKSECMTLNDDQRKILDFISLFYDGAPLAMISEYMHMSNLQVLESLEVLEKKNFIRPIPQQPEVLYEIVQQKLKDYLHSQLSPEKCRILHGFVAELWEKRLTHSTQDIRIYRHLEYHYKEAGELVNMGRYKLKTLMYYLDFSNELFPVLNSSDGQEDRAESTSMELHLDEFLAEVNEMMHTIHRTYGDTAEVKDLEMTYMHLMGRHYIRTGEYEKGVRNILSLLELAGEVHNLDYLLMGYKQMIYYDIQIGNTEEMKNYLELALNVADECNYHKEMGILLRLKGLNMIMQGDFKEAERLLRESISTLMVTQSVQRRYALNIAGAYNYLGEIRRGQGRLQEALDFYKEAMQYASNQDAYSSWVVFSCNAGIVSYEMKQYDLAKQYFNQAYELFPRYNFYWRHPIVEAYLALLNMQDGKEKEAQKFLDDALAKLGKMNNPREAGYVYMVIALVKHGYPESALASHYPGSMSSYATRALQVLDQYRDAWERQELEKLFCITRR; encoded by the coding sequence ATGTCTTGTAAGTTGGAAGCGCGCTTTCTTGGCGCACCGGTCATAAAAAAAGATGGGAAAGAAGTCTTTTTCCCGTACAACAAGGTCAATGCCCTTGTGTATTATATTCTCGTCAAGGGAACCGTCATGCGCGATGAGCTCAGCGGAATCCTGTGGGGTGATAAGTCGGATGCCGTTGCCAAAAAGAATTTGCGTAATGCGCTCTACGAGACCAAGAAGCTGCTTGGGAACGATGTCTTCGTATCTCCACGAAAAGCCATTATCAAGGTCAATCCGGACGTTTCCTTTACTGTGGATGTCAAACAGTTTGAGGAGGATCCGGGCAACCATCTGGAAACGTATCAGGGAAGTTTTTTACAGGGGTTCTATATCAAGGATGCTCCCGAGTATGAAAACTGGTACCTGACGGAGCGCGATCGGCTGGAAGGCATCTATATCGATGCTCTTTTTCAAAAATTGAAGGAAGCTGTGGCCACGCGCAATATGGCCCATGTGTCCAGGTATGGAAAGCAGCTGATTGCACACAATCCATATGACGAAAGTATTTACATTCTGCTTTTGAAGACGTATTGTGAATCCGGGAATATGCGCCAGGCTTTGGAACTGTATGACGAAATGAAGAAGCTTTTCCGTGAGGAACTGCAGAGCAGCGTACCTCCGGAAATCGAAGACATGATGAAACATGCCGAAGCCAGGGAGCGCAGTGCACAGGCTGAAACACAGCCGCAGATGGAAAATACGGCTACGGGCCGTGAGAAAGAGCAAAAGGCTGTAGCTGAAATCCTGCAGCATTTCCTGCGCGGTGACGGAGGAGACACACTGCTGCTTCGCGGGGATGCCGGAAGTGGCAAGACTATTGTGAAGGATATGGCACTCAAAACGCTTCCCCCTGATGTGGCTGTGATACAGTGTCACTGTTATCAGCCGGAGCAGAATATTTTGCTGCGCCCCTGGACGGACGTGATGGAAGGGCTGCGGAATATGATTCAGAAAGAACATATCCGCGTTCCCGATGTCGATGCGAATCGCCTGTACCGTCTTTTTCCACAGCTTGACCTGACGGAAGGCAGAGAAGTCGGACTCGGGGAAATCAAGGAACTTTTAAAGTTTGATGCAATTTTCCATACTCTTTATTCCGTGCTGGATGCTGTGACGACCAATCATCCCGTCGTAATCGTCTTTGAGGATGTGCAGTGGATGGATACGCTCAGCTTGTCTCTGCTGAGCAGTTTGATTCTTCACAAGAAATCGCGCCGTTTCATGTTTTTCCTGACGGCTCGGGAATCTCAGGAAAAGGAATTTCAGCAGTTTGAAACATCCGTTTCCATGTATGGTAAGATGCAGATTTTTGACTTGCAGACTCTTTCTTTGGAGGACGTGCGGCACTTGGCCGAGCAGCGTGACCTGGGGGTCAAGGTAGATGATAAGCTGGTGCAGCGTCTTTATGACGAGTCGGAAGGGAATTTATTCCTTCTGAATGAGTACATGATGGCTCTGAAGACGACGGGCAGTCTGGATAATCTGACCGAAAACGTCCGGGCGATCTTTAAGAGTGAGTGTATGACACTGAATGATGATCAGCGCAAGATCCTGGATTTTATTTCGCTCTTCTATGACGGTGCGCCGCTGGCCATGATTTCGGAATATATGCATATGAGTAATCTTCAGGTTTTGGAAAGCCTGGAAGTACTGGAAAAGAAAAACTTTATCCGTCCGATTCCGCAGCAGCCTGAGGTGCTCTATGAAATCGTTCAGCAGAAACTAAAGGACTATCTTCACTCCCAGCTGTCTCCGGAAAAATGCCGGATTTTGCATGGCTTTGTGGCTGAACTGTGGGAAAAGCGCCTGACGCACTCCACTCAGGATATCCGGATTTATCGCCACCTTGAATATCATTACAAAGAAGCAGGCGAGCTGGTCAACATGGGGCGCTACAAACTGAAGACCCTCATGTATTATCTGGACTTCAGCAACGAACTTTTCCCTGTTTTAAACAGCAGCGACGGCCAGGAAGACCGGGCGGAAAGCACTTCCATGGAGCTTCATCTGGACGAATTTCTTGCCGAAGTCAATGAGATGATGCATACGATCCATCGGACCTACGGGGATACGGCCGAGGTCAAGGATCTGGAAATGACCTACATGCATCTCATGGGACGCCATTATATCCGGACCGGTGAATATGAAAAGGGTGTCCGCAACATTCTGAGTCTGCTGGAACTTGCCGGTGAAGTCCATAATCTGGATTACCTGCTTATGGGTTACAAGCAGATGATTTATTATGATATCCAGATTGGCAATACGGAAGAAATGAAAAATTACCTGGAGCTTGCCCTCAATGTGGCTGATGAGTGCAACTACCACAAGGAAATGGGTATCCTGCTGAGACTGAAGGGCCTGAACATGATTATGCAGGGCGACTTCAAAGAGGCGGAACGTCTGCTCCGGGAATCCATCTCGACGCTTATGGTTACACAGAGTGTCCAGCGCCGGTATGCTCTGAATATTGCCGGTGCCTATAATTACCTTGGTGAAATCCGCCGCGGTCAGGGCCGGCTGCAGGAGGCCCTTGATTTTTACAAAGAGGCAATGCAGTATGCTTCGAATCAAGACGCCTATAGTTCGTGGGTTGTTTTTTCCTGCAACGCCGGTATTGTGTCCTATGAAATGAAACAATATGACCTGGCGAAACAGTATTTTAATCAGGCTTATGAGCTCTTCCCCCGTTATAATTTCTATTGGCGGCACCCGATTGTTGAAGCGTATCTGGCGCTGCTTAATATGCAGGATGGAAAAGAGAAAGAAGCTCAAAAGTTTTTGGATGACGCCCTGGCTAAACTGGGGAAGATGAATAATCCCCGGGAAGCCGGATATGTCTATATGGTCATTGCTTTGGTCAAGCATGGTTACCCGGAATCGGCGCTGGCAAGTCATTATCCGGGAAGCATGTCAAGTTATGCAACGCGGGCCCTGCAGGTTCTGGACCAGTACCGGGATGCATGGGAACGCCAGGAATTAGAAAAATTGTTCTGTATTACCAGAAGGTAA
- a CDS encoding DRTGG domain-containing protein: MITLQQAVDVLQAQVVSGENLLNREVKTACGSDMMSDVLAYAKEKAILLTGLLNIQVVRTADVSDVAALVFVRDKHPEQDVLRAAKAKNIPVLYTKCTMFEACGRLYQLGIRGCTAKDAEKR, translated from the coding sequence ATGATTACGTTACAGCAAGCTGTGGATGTGCTGCAGGCCCAGGTCGTTTCCGGAGAAAATCTGCTGAACCGGGAAGTCAAGACGGCGTGCGGCAGCGATATGATGAGTGATGTGCTGGCTTATGCCAAGGAAAAGGCTATTCTGTTGACCGGTCTGCTCAATATTCAGGTTGTCAGAACAGCTGACGTCAGCGACGTGGCCGCACTTGTCTTTGTCCGCGATAAACATCCGGAACAGGATGTGCTGCGTGCCGCCAAGGCGAAGAATATCCCCGTTCTTTATACCAAATGCACTATGTTTGAAGCCTGCGGCCGTCTGTACCAGTTGGGAATCCGCGGCTGTACGGCCAAAGACGCGGAGAAGCGCTGA
- a CDS encoding ATP-binding protein: MEREYTVAKDDFERAGAASISLKELLQKLGLSPELIRRIAIGTYEGEINCLIHGGGGTVKAEIDGKAIKIIISDHGPGIPDVGKAMQEGWSTASEEIRAKGFGAGMGLPNMKKVSDDMVINTTPGEGTTVTMTFNC; this comes from the coding sequence GTGGAAAGAGAATATACAGTAGCTAAAGATGATTTTGAACGGGCAGGCGCAGCTTCTATTTCCCTGAAGGAGCTGCTGCAGAAACTGGGCCTTTCTCCGGAGCTGATCCGTCGGATTGCCATCGGGACTTACGAAGGGGAGATTAACTGCCTCATTCATGGGGGCGGTGGTACCGTGAAAGCCGAAATTGACGGAAAAGCGATCAAAATCATCATCAGCGACCACGGTCCCGGTATTCCCGATGTGGGAAAGGCGATGCAGGAAGGGTGGTCTACGGCCTCCGAAGAAATCCGTGCCAAAGGGTTCGGAGCCGGTATGGGACTGCCGAATATGAAAAAGGTATCTGATGACATGGTCATCAATACGACACCGGGCGAGGGTACGACTGTAACAATGACATTTAATTGTTGA
- a CDS encoding 4Fe-4S binding protein gives MESSYLNSVYINKERCTGCLLCVKNCLVQAIRVRRGKAVIITNRCIDCGECVRHCPTHAVETLAEPLSELANYKVNIALVTPSFYAQFGSDIPASVLWAGLKEIGFDSAFDVPLAGDYISEEMENFLKHHEGPFPVISSACPAVLRLIQTKYPELLKHVIPVLAPAEAAAIYVRRETSKRLQLDPDKVGIWFLSPCPAKGTNIHQSVDVAHTAVTGSFTLSSLFAPLTKAVKKLRAERNEFPSIPLGTSYGLSWGVKTGEVEAMGEKNALAVSGPQDVDEVLQQVMLGNLSDVKYICCYICAGGCIGGPSVAVNKFVALKNLNRRIALRRGRELEDRREAMRAARICEDFPKSAAYIKPLQPKPAPPLDADFGKALEKMETLTALEKELPQLDCGACGAPTCRSFAEDVVRGYARKEDCIMKKREACTCSP, from the coding sequence GTGGAGAGTTCCTATCTGAATTCCGTTTATATCAACAAGGAGCGCTGTACCGGCTGTCTCCTGTGTGTCAAAAACTGTCTTGTCCAGGCTATCCGTGTTCGCCGCGGCAAGGCCGTAATCATTACGAATCGATGCATTGACTGCGGTGAGTGTGTCCGTCACTGTCCGACTCATGCCGTGGAAACTCTGGCGGAACCACTTTCGGAACTGGCCAACTATAAAGTTAATATCGCACTCGTAACACCGTCTTTTTACGCACAGTTCGGCAGTGATATTCCGGCTTCCGTGCTGTGGGCGGGCCTCAAAGAAATCGGCTTTGATTCGGCTTTTGACGTGCCTCTTGCCGGTGATTATATCAGCGAGGAGATGGAAAATTTCCTGAAGCACCATGAAGGACCGTTTCCGGTGATTTCTTCCGCTTGTCCTGCCGTACTGCGTCTGATTCAGACAAAGTATCCGGAGCTTCTGAAGCATGTGATTCCGGTGCTGGCACCGGCGGAAGCGGCGGCCATTTACGTCCGGAGGGAAACAAGCAAGCGCCTTCAGCTTGATCCTGACAAGGTTGGCATCTGGTTTTTGTCGCCTTGTCCGGCTAAAGGAACGAATATCCATCAATCCGTCGACGTGGCCCATACTGCTGTGACCGGTTCGTTTACACTGTCGTCTTTGTTTGCCCCGCTGACCAAGGCAGTCAAAAAACTGCGGGCCGAGCGTAATGAGTTTCCCTCGATACCCCTTGGAACTTCCTACGGGCTTAGCTGGGGGGTGAAGACGGGAGAAGTAGAGGCTATGGGTGAAAAGAACGCCCTGGCTGTGAGCGGTCCACAGGATGTAGATGAAGTGCTCCAGCAGGTTATGCTCGGAAACCTTTCAGATGTGAAATACATCTGCTGCTACATTTGTGCCGGCGGCTGTATTGGCGGGCCAAGTGTGGCTGTCAATAAGTTCGTCGCCCTGAAGAACCTGAATCGACGCATTGCACTGCGGCGCGGCCGCGAGCTCGAAGACCGGAGAGAAGCCATGAGGGCAGCCCGCATTTGTGAAGATTTTCCAAAATCAGCCGCTTATATAAAACCGCTTCAGCCGAAACCGGCGCCGCCGCTGGATGCCGACTTTGGAAAAGCATTGGAGAAAATGGAGACTCTCACAGCGCTGGAAAAAGAATTGCCTCAGCTTGACTGCGGGGCCTGCGGCGCACCGACGTGCCGCAGCTTTGCCGAGGATGTAGTGCGCGGCTACGCCCGGAAGGAAGACTGCATTATGAAAAAGAGGGAAGCTTGCACATGTTCTCCCTGA
- a CDS encoding methylmalonyl-CoA carboxyltransferase, protein MRYLTTAEKIQDLLARYEKIEAGGGAKRVAKQHDSGKMTARERIDAFLDKGSFVELDKFVEHRCSNFGQEKKYLAGDGVVTGYGTVNGRTVFVYAQDFTVEGGSLGEMHANKIAKVQAMALKVGAPIVGMSDSGGARIQEATDALAGFGKMFMQNTKASGVIPQISAIMGPCAGGAVYSPALTDFIYMVKKSSKMFITGPEVVKSVTGEDVGQEDLGGTFTHTTRSGVADFPAENDADCLEQIRYLLSFLPSNNREKPPVYETGDSAYRTDESLNTIVPDGSHLPYDMYKVIRSIVDNGEYVEPHRMYARNIITCLARMDGSTVGIIANQPRIMAGCLDINASDKAARFIRFCDAFNIPLINIVDVPGFLPGTDQEYGGIIRHGAKMLYAYCEATVPKITLVTRKAYGGAYLAMCAQDLGADHVIAWPTAEIAVMGPQGAAKIIFRHEDDVEAKTQEYIQNFATPYYAAKHGMVEMVIEPKVTRPTLIKALRMLKSKQEDRPEKKHGNIPL, encoded by the coding sequence GTGCGTTATTTGACTACAGCTGAAAAGATTCAGGATTTACTCGCACGTTATGAAAAGATCGAGGCCGGTGGTGGTGCCAAGAGAGTTGCCAAGCAGCATGATTCCGGTAAAATGACCGCACGGGAACGCATCGATGCTTTTCTGGATAAAGGAAGTTTTGTAGAACTCGATAAATTTGTTGAGCATCGCTGCTCTAATTTTGGCCAGGAAAAGAAATATCTGGCCGGTGACGGCGTAGTCACAGGGTATGGTACGGTAAACGGCCGTACGGTATTTGTCTATGCCCAGGATTTTACCGTAGAAGGCGGCAGCCTTGGTGAAATGCATGCAAATAAGATTGCCAAGGTTCAGGCCATGGCACTCAAAGTAGGAGCTCCGATTGTTGGTATGTCCGATTCCGGTGGTGCCCGTATTCAGGAGGCTACGGATGCACTGGCCGGCTTTGGTAAGATGTTCATGCAGAACACCAAGGCATCCGGGGTTATTCCTCAGATTTCCGCTATTATGGGACCTTGTGCCGGCGGTGCGGTATACAGCCCGGCACTGACGGATTTCATCTACATGGTGAAAAAGAGCTCCAAGATGTTTATTACGGGGCCTGAGGTCGTAAAATCCGTTACGGGTGAAGACGTTGGTCAGGAAGACCTGGGCGGCACTTTTACTCACACCACGCGTTCCGGCGTTGCTGATTTCCCGGCGGAAAACGATGCGGACTGTTTGGAACAGATCCGTTATCTGTTGAGTTTCCTTCCGTCTAATAACCGTGAAAAACCGCCTGTGTATGAAACTGGCGACAGTGCTTACCGGACGGATGAAAGTCTGAATACGATTGTTCCGGACGGATCCCATCTCCCGTACGATATGTACAAAGTAATCCGCAGCATCGTTGATAACGGTGAGTATGTAGAACCGCATAGAATGTATGCCCGCAATATCATTACCTGCCTTGCCCGCATGGACGGCAGCACGGTAGGTATCATTGCTAACCAGCCGCGCATCATGGCCGGTTGCCTTGATATTAACGCGTCCGATAAAGCGGCCCGTTTCATTCGTTTCTGCGACGCCTTCAATATTCCGCTGATTAACATTGTTGATGTTCCGGGCTTCCTGCCGGGAACTGACCAGGAATACGGCGGCATTATCCGTCATGGTGCCAAGATGCTGTATGCATACTGCGAAGCCACGGTGCCGAAGATTACGCTGGTAACGCGTAAGGCTTACGGGGGTGCTTATCTGGCTATGTGTGCCCAGGATCTGGGTGCGGATCACGTCATTGCATGGCCGACAGCCGAAATCGCTGTCATGGGGCCTCAGGGCGCTGCCAAGATTATTTTCCGTCATGAAGACGACGTGGAAGCAAAGACCCAGGAATATATTCAGAACTTTGCTACTCCGTACTATGCTGCCAAGCACGGTATGGTTGAAATGGTTATCGAACCGAAGGTTACTCGCCCGACGCTGATTAAAGCTCTGCGTATGTTAAAATCAAAGCAGGAAGACCGACCAGAAAAGAAACATGGTAACATTCCTCTGTGA
- a CDS encoding OadG family protein, with amino-acid sequence MTENPWLIALINMTIVFGVLIVLGILMKIIYWIDPTKNKKPQAKKPVPAKPASAAAAARQEEEKVAAIAAVLALVQDEDDAMAAALAAAIAEHKKKMEPMALPHHFF; translated from the coding sequence ATGACTGAAAACCCTTGGTTAATTGCACTAATCAACATGACGATTGTGTTCGGCGTGCTGATTGTCCTGGGTATTCTGATGAAGATTATTTATTGGATTGACCCGACAAAGAACAAGAAACCGCAGGCCAAAAAACCGGTTCCGGCTAAACCTGCTTCTGCAGCAGCTGCTGCAAGACAGGAAGAGGAAAAGGTGGCTGCTATCGCAGCTGTATTAGCACTCGTACAAGATGAGGACGATGCAATGGCCGCGGCCCTGGCAGCTGCAATTGCCGAGCATAAGAAAAAGATGGAGCCGATGGCTCTGCCTCATCACTTTTTCTGA